The Streptomyces cynarae genome contains a region encoding:
- a CDS encoding IclR family transcriptional regulator, translated as MGRLVPAVTRALDILELFLDGDGTLSAPDIVRKLQLPRTTVHELVTTLAARSYIVPVQGQPGRYRLGVRPYQLGSRYAEQLDLAAEGLQVARSVAETCDETVHVAILEGTDVIYIAKVDSTHAVRMVSAAGRRLPAHCTSVGKMLLASLPEPELAARVPDDAELVAMTPNSITDPAALREALARIRARGIAVESRESNPDVSCVAAPVRDRTGQVVAALSISVPMIRWSDERLAELEQLAAKGAAELSERLGHRSVA; from the coding sequence GTGGGACGCCTCGTACCTGCCGTCACCCGGGCTCTCGACATCCTGGAGCTCTTCCTCGACGGGGACGGCACGCTGTCCGCCCCCGACATCGTGCGCAAGCTCCAGCTGCCGCGCACCACGGTGCACGAGCTCGTCACCACGCTCGCCGCGCGCTCGTACATCGTGCCCGTACAGGGACAGCCGGGACGCTACCGCCTCGGCGTCCGCCCGTACCAGCTCGGCAGCCGCTACGCCGAGCAGCTCGACCTCGCCGCCGAGGGCCTGCAGGTCGCCCGGTCCGTGGCCGAGACCTGCGACGAGACCGTCCACGTGGCCATCCTCGAGGGCACCGACGTCATCTACATCGCCAAGGTCGACTCCACGCACGCCGTGCGCATGGTGTCGGCGGCCGGGCGTCGGCTCCCCGCCCACTGCACCTCCGTCGGCAAGATGCTCCTCGCGTCCCTGCCCGAGCCGGAACTCGCCGCCCGTGTCCCGGACGACGCCGAGCTGGTCGCGATGACTCCCAACAGCATCACCGACCCGGCGGCCCTGCGTGAGGCCCTGGCCCGGATCCGCGCCCGCGGCATCGCCGTGGAGAGCCGCGAGTCCAACCCCGACGTCAGCTGCGTCGCCGCCCCCGTGCGCGACCGCACCGGGCAGGTCGTCGCCGCACTGTCCATCTCGGTGCCCATGATCCGCTGGAGCGACGAGCGCCTCGCCGAGCTGGAGCAGCTCGCCGCGAAGGGCGCCGCGGAACTCTCCGAGCGGCTCGGCCACCGGAGCGTCGCATGA
- a CDS encoding SMP-30/gluconolactonase/LRE family protein, producing the protein MTTTYELAVREEAALGEGPTWDADGGRLIWVDILGSRVHTYDPASGGRTVMTSEQHVGAAKPRSGGGLVLNLRDGVGLRDPDGTFRWLHHEPVPGRRGNDAAVAPDGSLWAGTMRYDEAPGGGTLSRITGDGTVHTVLDDVAVSNGTGWSPDGRLMYYVDSPTRRIDVFDVGDDGLPAGRRALAHVERGFPDGLTVDADGCVWVALWDGGAIHRYTPSGDLDRVLELPVERPTACAFGGADLADLYITTARTGLQAPHPLSGSLLVVPGAGKGLAQPAFAG; encoded by the coding sequence ATGACGACGACGTACGAGCTCGCCGTACGCGAGGAGGCGGCCCTCGGTGAGGGCCCGACGTGGGACGCCGACGGCGGTCGGCTGATCTGGGTGGACATCCTGGGGTCCCGGGTGCACACGTACGACCCCGCCTCCGGGGGCCGCACGGTCATGACCAGCGAGCAGCACGTGGGCGCCGCCAAGCCGCGCTCCGGCGGCGGTCTGGTGCTCAACCTCCGCGACGGCGTGGGCCTGCGCGACCCCGACGGCACCTTCCGCTGGCTGCACCACGAGCCGGTGCCCGGCCGCCGCGGCAACGACGCGGCCGTCGCCCCGGACGGCTCCCTGTGGGCGGGCACCATGCGCTACGACGAGGCGCCGGGCGGCGGCACCCTGTCCCGGATCACCGGCGACGGCACCGTCCACACCGTCCTCGACGACGTCGCCGTGAGCAACGGCACCGGCTGGAGCCCCGACGGCCGGCTGATGTACTACGTCGACTCGCCGACCCGCCGCATCGACGTCTTCGACGTCGGCGACGACGGGCTCCCGGCGGGCAGGCGCGCCCTCGCCCACGTCGAGCGCGGCTTCCCCGACGGACTGACCGTCGACGCCGACGGCTGTGTGTGGGTCGCCCTGTGGGACGGCGGCGCGATCCACCGCTACACCCCCTCCGGGGACCTGGACCGCGTTTTGGAACTGCCCGTCGAGCGCCCCACCGCATGCGCGTTCGGCGGCGCCGACCTGGCCGACCTGTACATCACCACCGCCCGCACGGGCCTTCAGGCCCCGCACCCGCTCTCCGGCTCGCTCCTCGTCGTCCCCGGCGCCGGAAAGGGCCTGGCGCAGCCCGCTTTCGCCGGCTGA
- a CDS encoding arabinan endo-1,5-alpha-L-arabinosidase has protein sequence MKRLRLAAILAAALLAFLPSTAQAADYPDPLPLTGQQIIHDPTVHRLDNGLYVAYSTGGVIGARLSKDLRHWDDAGNAFDQPPSWWYEYNSTGDPWAPDLSYRDGRYWLYYAVSSWGTNHSAIGVATSPTGMPGTWTDHGKVFTSETTDAWNAIDPAVIPANGRLWMAFGSYWTGIRMVELDATTGKAIPGATVHHLATRPDAPYAVEGAYVVKHGQYYYLFASYDACCAGVNSTYKIRVGRSTSVTGPYTDSTGTPLLNGGGDLFLASHGRYIGPGGESVFRDQGEDWIAYHYYDGDDNGTPKLGMNPLGWTRDGWPTLEQPSPTARP, from the coding sequence TTGAAGCGCCTCAGACTCGCGGCGATCCTGGCCGCCGCCCTCCTCGCCTTCCTGCCCTCCACCGCCCAGGCCGCCGACTACCCCGACCCGCTCCCGCTCACCGGGCAGCAGATCATCCACGACCCGACCGTCCACCGCCTCGACAACGGCCTGTACGTCGCCTACTCCACCGGCGGCGTCATCGGCGCCCGCCTCTCGAAGGACCTGCGCCACTGGGACGACGCGGGCAACGCCTTCGACCAGCCGCCGAGTTGGTGGTACGAGTACAACTCCACCGGCGACCCCTGGGCCCCCGACCTGTCCTACCGCGACGGCCGCTACTGGCTCTACTACGCCGTCTCCTCCTGGGGCACCAATCACTCCGCGATCGGCGTCGCCACCTCACCGACCGGCATGCCCGGCACCTGGACCGACCACGGCAAGGTCTTCACCTCAGAGACGACCGACGCATGGAACGCCATCGACCCGGCGGTGATCCCCGCGAACGGCAGGCTCTGGATGGCGTTCGGCTCGTACTGGACCGGCATCCGCATGGTCGAACTGGACGCGACGACCGGCAAGGCGATCCCCGGCGCCACGGTGCACCACCTGGCGACCCGCCCCGACGCCCCGTACGCCGTCGAGGGCGCGTACGTGGTCAAGCACGGTCAGTACTACTACCTGTTCGCCTCCTACGACGCCTGCTGCGCGGGGGTGAACTCCACGTACAAGATCAGGGTCGGCAGGTCCACGTCGGTGACCGGCCCCTACACCGACAGCACCGGCACACCCCTGCTGAACGGCGGCGGCGACCTGTTCCTCGCCTCCCACGGCCGCTACATCGGCCCCGGTGGAGAGTCCGTCTTCCGCGACCAGGGCGAGGACTGGATCGCCTACCACTACTACGACGGGGACGACAACGGCACACCCAAGCTGGGCATGAACCCGCTCGGCTGGACACGTGACGGCTGGCCCACGCTCGAACAGCCCTCGCCAACCGCCCGTCCCTAG